A single window of Loxodonta africana isolate mLoxAfr1 chromosome 10, mLoxAfr1.hap2, whole genome shotgun sequence DNA harbors:
- the LOC135232530 gene encoding olfactory receptor 4F6-like has protein sequence MTEAMNGANRSIVSEFVFLGLSNSWEIQLLLFLFSTVFYVASLMGNLLILLTVTSDSHLQSPMYFLLANLSIIDLIFCSTTVPKMIYDLFRERKTISFGGCVVQIFFIHAVGGMEIMLLVAMAFDQYVAICKPLHYLTIMSPRKCIWFLFASWIIGLIHSVAQLAFVVDLPFCGPNELDSFFCDLPRFIKLACVETFMLGFMVSANSGLISVVSFLILIISYIFILVTVQKKTSGVISKALSTVSAHVTVVVLFFGPLIFLYIWPFPTSQLDKFLAIFNVILTSFLNPVIYTFRNKEMKTAMQRLCMQFVNYNKIS, from the coding sequence ATGACAGAAGCAATGAATGGAGCCAACCGCTCTATTGTGTCTGAGTTTGTGTTCCTGGGACTCTCCAATTCCTGGGAGATCCAGCTTCTCCTTTTCCTATTTTCCACCGTGTTTTATGTGGCAAGCCTGATGGGAAACCTCCTCATTCTGCTAACTGTGACTTCTGACTCTCATTTGCAGTCTCCTATGTACTTCTTGCTGGCTAACCTTTCCATCATTGACCTGATATTTTGCTCAACCACAGTTCCCAAGATGATTTATGACCTTTTTAGAGAGCGCAAAACCATCTCTTTTGGAGGCTGTGTAGTTCAGATCTTTTTTATCCATGCAGTTGGGGGCATGGAAATCATGCTGCTCGTAGCCATGGCCTTTGACCAATATGTGGCCATATGTAAGCCCCTCCACTACCTGACCATCATGAGCCCAAGAAAGTgcatttggtttttatttgcctCCTGGATTATTGGCCTTATTCATTCAGTGGCTCAGCTGGCTTTTGTTGTAGACTTGCCTTTCTGTGGTCCAAATGAATTGGATAGCTTTTTTTGTGACCTTCCTCGATTTATCAAACTTGCTTGTGTAGAGACTTTCATGTTGGGATTCATGGTTAGTGCCAATAGTGGATTGATTTCTGTAGTCTCTTTTTTGATTCTGATTATTTCTTACATCTTTATTTTGGTGACTGTACAGAAAAAAACTTCAGGTGTTATATCCAAGGCCCTCTCTACCGTCTCAGCTCATGTCACTGTGGTGGTTTTGTTCTTTGGGCCATTGATCTTTTTATATATATGGCCATTTCCCACATCACAGCTGGATAAATTCCTTGCCATCTTTAATGTAATACTCACTTCCTTTCTAAATCCAGTCATCTATACTTt